actatagaatatattaattctaatagaTAAACTCtatctttctatattatttttaaaaataaaatatatatagagatctagtataaaaataataagattttttttaattaaaaaattaaaattagttttaatagctaaataaataataagattagtctatattagctataaaattattttatattttatactattagttaatctatagaaaaatattatttatttattttaaatagctataatagttatttaatatcttgatttaattatattaataaatttaattttttaaaaatatatttttagatttatataaagatttttattaataataatatctatagtatttttaaaattattaatctaatttctctaaattttaaatatattctttcttAGCTAATAGTTCAACTTAAAATCCCTATAtctttagataataaatctagtaattaaaGCAGCTCAGCGTCTAAAAcatcttatataattaaataattaaaaaagttaaaatctatatttaaaaagctacTTAAAAATCGATCTCGCAGTCCTAATTCACCTATTAAAACcaatttaaattaattaattaaaaataccaaacaagctataaataatataataatattaaaatattatttagagtaatattaaactatatataaaaaatagcttaaaaaataaaagcgctctattaaatagattatttttaaaaaagatatattaatatctaaaatctAAATCCTTATTAAGCGCCGAAATTAGacaaataaagctatatagatagatagatctcTATCTACTAAATTAACTTCTAGACACactctatctaaatattctagctatagtatataaaactataaaattatacaTTATCCAAATCTatagaactatttatttttatatagaaattagaattcatagtattttaatcattttaaatttttatatagcgTGTGGTACATCACCCACTTACATACGTCGctcgcttaccgattacgttatGTTCGAGGCTGCTGACCTAAGCAGGTGATGGAATCCCGTGATCCCAACAAATCAGGAACAGCGTCAGTCCGTCACGTTTCCCGCGCTAATTTCTCCACTCAACTTAATCGCCATCATGTTGCCCAAATACTCGGAAAGCGGTTATACCCGTTACAAGAATGATACCAACAGCTTTGCAACTGCCTACTCGAGGCAGCCAGCAAGTGTGGCTACCGACCTGACGGCCTGACCTCCACCTCCCCTccattaaaaaaaaaaataaaggcAAGAGCAAAACCAAGAGCAAAAGCAAGGTGGCCAATACCTCTCCAGATTCAGTCCAGTACATCACAACCATTAAATAGCTCCAAGTGCTCGCGGAAGTCGTTGCCAATTCGGCTCTCACGGTGCCTGCGCCTGTTCTTACCATTGCCAAACGAGCGATCAAGTTGAGAAAACAGGTCACTTCTTCGGTTTTGGGGCAGGGTGACACCGAAAATAACAAACGACACGCTCACTTTATCGCTGCGCTGGAGAAAGTTTGAGAGACTCTGGATTGGAAAACGAACAGATCTTCCAATTCAGATGATAGGCAGCCTACTCAAACTTCTTCCACCAAAGATGGCGATGCGGACCTTGACATGTTCCTGAACAAATTCGCCGTACTTACCGTTGAGGAACCACAAGAGCCTGAACAGGAGCAGAGAGCCTCCCCTAGATCGCAGAAGCTCGTAAAGGTGGAGCTGGTTGAgaatgacgaggatgaggcaACAGCTTCGTATTTCGGCCATATGTTCTTCAAGGCGTTCTGCCTGTTCCAGGATTTGCATAATATGCGGGCATTCATCTCCCATACCTGGTCGGAGTATCGAGACAAAAGGATCGATCTCGTAAATGCTACTCTCGTGACTGATAGCGCATTGCAACTCGCGCGAGATCTGGCGCaggaggtggtggatgaCTGGGCTTCTTCCACCCTCTCTCCCGACGACAACATTCAGGACCTCGTGTTCAAAGCTGCCTGTGTCATCCGGCGTATCCTTCCGATCCCCTCCGCTGAGATCGGCCTGCCATACAACAAACACATGGCAGATGTAGCCGAGTGGTGCTATTTGCCAACATGGGTCATCCTGGGATCGTCCGCACGTGTTTTGCAGGATAACCATCTTCCGGTCTTCAAGAAAGGCTATTTCGGTATTTATGACCCCAAGGCAAACAGAGCGGGGATGTCTCTGGGTCAGAAATTCAACGAAGACAAGatccttcttcaactcttACCGGAGTTTTGCATGATTGGTACATTCGGTATTCGCATGCCTAGCTCGGATTCGATTACTAAGGGTCTTATTGAGTTTCGCAAAACCAAAAAGGTTGATCCATGGCTTTGCTTCGCCTC
This DNA window, taken from Aspergillus flavus chromosome 5, complete sequence, encodes the following:
- a CDS encoding uncharacterized protein (expressed protein), which codes for MVRTGAGTVRAELATTSASTWSYLMVVMYWTESGEVLATLLLLLVLLLPLFFFLMEGRWRSGRQVGSHTCWLPRVGSCKAVGIILVTGITAFRVFGQHDGD